From Strigops habroptila isolate Jane chromosome 1, bStrHab1.2.pri, whole genome shotgun sequence, a single genomic window includes:
- the INSIG1 gene encoding insulin-induced gene 1 protein gives MPRLENGGWSCSCAARGRHRAQPGGTAAGLAAKVGGMLSSSGSSPSLTLVGTGARSPSTATSTTSTLNWSQHLVQRSVVLFVVGAFMALVLNLLQIQRNVTLFPDEVMSTLFSSAWWVPPCCGTAAAVVGLLYPCIDSHLGEPHKFKREWASVMRCIAVFVGINHASAKLDFANNVQLSLTLAALSLGLWWTFDRSRSGLGLGITIAFVATLITQFLVYNGVYQYTSPDFLYIRSWLPCIFFSGGVTVGNIGRQLAMGIPEKPHND, from the exons ATGCCCAGGTTGGAGAACGGCGGCTGGAGCTGTTCCTGCGCGGCCCGGGGAAGGCACCGAGCCCAGCCGGGGGGCACGGCAGCGGGGCTGGCCGCCAAGGTGGGCGGGATGCTGAGCTCCTCCGGCTCAAGCCCCTCGCTGACGCTGGTCGGTACCGGAGCGCGCAGCCCCAGCACcgccaccagcaccaccagcaccttGAACTGGAGTCAGCACCTGGTGCAGAGGAGCGTGGTCCTCTTCGTTGTTGGTGCTTTCATGGCCCTGGTGCTGAACTTGCTGCAGATACAGCGAAATGTGACTCTCTTCCCCGACGAAGTGATGTCCACGCTCTTCTCCTCTGCCTGGTGGGTGCCCCCATGCTGCGGAACAGCAGCAG CTGTCGTTGGCCTGCTGTATCCCTGCATTGACAGCCACCTGGGGGAACCACACAAATTCAAGAGAGAATGGGCCAGTGTAATGCGATGTATAGCAGTTTTCGTTGGCATTAACCATGCAAGTGCT AAACTAGATTTTGCAAACAACGTCCAGCTGTCCCTGACTCTAGCAGCCTTATCACTGGGTCTTTGGTGGACATTTGATCGTTCAAGAAGTGGTCTCGGACTTGGAATTACAATAGCCTTTGTAGCAACTCTGATAACCCAGTTTCTTGTATATAATGGTGTTTATCA GTATACATCCCCAGATTTTCTTTACATCCGTTCTTGGCTTCCATGTATATTTTTCTCAGGAGGTGTGACTGTAGGAAACATAGGACGCCAACTGGCTATG GGTATTCCAGAGAAACCACACAATGACTAA